Proteins found in one Salvia splendens isolate huo1 chromosome 10, SspV2, whole genome shotgun sequence genomic segment:
- the LOC121751124 gene encoding putative UPF0481 protein At3g02645, whose protein sequence is MEKRHHGGGSRRDDFEVAVDIATLQDFSALLHSQPKKLYSESHRRRQIQKIPPHIRSRNIQRSQQVYDPVLVSIGPYHHGKRGLRRAEEFKHLCLDCCAGGDEKKKAFFYSKILEEAAAIRDCYAETEIVEKYDDKSLALMMLLDASIIIDFIHNYLGMKGNNFLDWRRCLGAGSWPLMVHDIMLMENQIPLQVLKLLIAMQYEEGEAASFLPRFFAGFLTCKTRLVGVNLKNAEIPEEIEDPSIHLLEAVRKVIVKKKKKKKKKKKNKTKEQHTLMSEYSLVDKNVYMLPRFPTREETVDAGISNMNRSVMDLKAKGIRIRSDPDLSPGEITFVPGICFSELHLPIQYLTPMVMENMIAFEVLPHGCSSPVVLSYAIFMKSLVQSPQDVKELRANGVMLNRLGNVENVVQIMKEIDTFGLHDQDIFKDVKRRIEEHCRSKARTWLADLIYSRFRTPWTAIALFAGVLLLCLTFVQTFFTIQPTNQRAL, encoded by the exons ATGGAGAAGCGCCACCACGGCGGAGGAAGTCGCCGCGATGACTTTGAAGTAGCGGTGGACATCGCAACGCTCCAAGACTTCTCAGCGCTCCTCCACTCTCAACCCAAGAAGCTCTACTCTGAATCACACCGCCGCCGCCAAATACAGAAAATACCACCGCATATACGTAGCCGGAATATACAGCGGAGCCAGCAAGTGTACGACCCAGTGCTGGTCTCCATCGGGCCCTACCACCACGGCAAACGCGGGCTCCGTCGGGCCGAGGAATTCAAGCACCTCTGCCTCGACTGCTGCGCCGGCGGtgatgagaagaagaaggccTTCTTCTACTCCAAGATTCTGGAGGAAGCCGCCGCCATCCGAGACTGCTACGCGGAGACAGAGATCGTGGAGAAATACGACGACAAATCGCTAGCGTTGATGATGCTTTTGGATGCAAGCATCATCATAGACTTCATCCATAACTACTTGGGGATGAAAGGAAACAACTTCTTGGACTGGCGTCGATGTCTTGGCGCCGGATCCTGGCCGTTGATGGTTCACGACATCATGCTCATGGAGAATCAGATCCCATTACAG GTCCTGAAACTTCTCATCGCCATGCAGTACGAGGAAGGAGAAGCAGCTTCGTTTCTCCCACGTTTTTTCGCTGGGTTTCTAACCTGCAAAACGCGTCTAGTAGGTGTAAACCTCAAGAATGCAGAGATCCCTGAAGAAATTGAAGATCCTTCCATTCACTTACTCGAAGCTGTTCGAAAAGTTatagtgaagaagaagaagaagaagaagaagaaaaagaagaataagaCTAAAGAACAACATACACTTATGTCTGAATATAGCTTAGTTGATAAGAACGTTTACATGTTGCCTAGGTTTCCCACGAGGGAAGAAACAGTTGATGCTGGCATATCAAACATGAATCGTTCAGTGATGGATCTGAAGGCCAAAGGAATCCGTATAAGGTCTGATCCTGACCTATCGCCTGGGGAGATCACTTTCGTGCCTGGTATCTGTTTTAGCGAGCTCCACCTCCCAATTCAATACCTAACTCCAATGGTCATGGAAAACATGATCGCCTTTGAAGTTCTTCCACACGGATGCTCTAGTCCGGTGGTGCTGTCCTACGCCATCTTCATGAAGTCGCTCGTGCAGAGCCCACAAGATGTGAAGGAGTTGCGGGCCAATGGGGTGATGCTGAATAGGTTAGGGAATGTAGAGAATGTGGTGCAAATAATGAAGGAGATCGACACGTTTGGGCTGCATGATCAAGATATATTCAAGGATGTGAAGAGAAGGATTGAAGAGCATTGCAGGAGCAAGGCTAGGACTTGGCTTGCTGACCTGATTTATAGTCGTTTTCGGACTCCATGGACTGCTATCGCCTTGTTTGCTGGAGTGCTTCTTCTTTGCCTTACCTTTGTGCAGACTTTTTTCACTATTCAGCCTACGAATCAAAGAGCGCTTTAG
- the LOC121751126 gene encoding pyrroline-5-carboxylate reductase-like encodes MANIMPISTESCKIGFIGAGKMAESIARGVINSGVFPASNVRTAHLGQRRTVFESFGTKVFDQNSQVVQDSDVVIFSVKPQVVKDVVLQLRPLLSEKQLLVSVVAGVKLKDLQEWAGHSRFIRVMPNTPAAVGVAASVITLGDAATKEDGELISKLFGAIGKVWTTQEKLFDAITGLSASGPAYIFLAIEALADGGVAAGLPRELSLGLASQMVLGAASMAVSTGKHPGQLKDDVASPGGTTIAGIHELEKAGFRGILMNAVVAAAKRGQELSKN; translated from the exons ATGGCCAACATCATGCCTATTTCCACCGAATCCTGCAAGATTGGTTTCATCGGGGCTGGAAAAATGGCAGAGAGCATCGCCAGAGGTGTCATCAATTCAGGGGTTTTTCCGGCTTCCAATGTCCGGACTGCTCATCTTGGCCAGAGGCGTACTGTCTTTGAATCATTTGGCACAAAAGTCTTTGATCAGAATAGTCAG GTAGTCCAAGATAGTGATGTGGTTATATTCTCCGTGAAACCTCAAGTTG TCAAAGACGTGGTGCTACAGTTAAGGCCACTTCTTTCAGAGAAGCAGCTATTAGTCTCTGTTGTTGCTGGAGTCAAGCTAAAAGATTTGCAG GAGTGGGCTGGTCACAGCCGATTTATTAGGGTAATGCCCAACACCCCAGCTGCTGTTGGTGTGGCTGCGTCTG TTATTACTCTGGGGGACGCAGCAACCAAGGAAGATGGAGAATTGATCAGTAAATTATTTGGAGCAATTGGCAAAGTTTGGACAACTCAGGAGAAGCTGTTTGATGCTATCACCGGCCTGAG TGCTAGTGGACCGGCATACATCTTTTTGGCGATTGAAGCTTTAGCCGATGGAGGTGTCGCTGCTGGTCTTCCACGTGAACTCTCACTTGGCCTGGCTTCTCAAATG GTACTGGGAGCAGCATCAATGGCGGTGAGCACGGGCAAGCACCCTGGCCAGCTGAAAGACGATGTGGCGTCGCCTGGTGGCACGACTATAGCTGGGATTCACGAACTGGAAAAGGCTGGCTTTCGAGGCATACTGATGAACGCAGTCGTTGCTGCTGCCAAGCGCGGCCAAGAGCTTTCTAAGAACTAG